Below is a window of Streptomyces sp. ITFR-16 DNA.
GCTGGCGGGCGCGGGCGCCGCGACGGACGCCCACCACCCCACCGCCCCCGACCCCGGCGGCCGCGGCGCCCGCCGGGCGGTCGAGGCGGCGCTGGCCGAGGCGGGCTGGTCGGCCCACGAGGTCGACCACATCAACGCGCACGGCACCTCCACCCCGCTCAACGACGCGATGGAGGCCGCGCTGATCGAGCGGCTCTTCCCGCACCGCCCCTCGGTCACGGCGCCGAAGGGCGTCACCGGACACACCCTCGCCGCGGGCGGGGCGATCGAGGCCGCCGCCACCGTCCTCACCCTGGAACACGGCGTCGTCCCGCCCGTCGCCAACCTGGCCGCACCGCCCACCGAGTGGGACATCGACTGCGTCACCAAGCAGCCGCGCCCGCAGCACGTCCTGCGTGCGGTCAGCCACTCCTTCGGTTTCGGCGGGCACAATGTCGCGCTCGCCTTCGGACGGGTCCGGAACGACGGCGGACGAACACCCTCGACGGCCACCGGCGTGGGATTCCGGGTGTCCTGACCGTTTCCTGATCGTTCCTGTGTATATGACCACCACCCTCGACGGTGCCGGCACCCCTGGTGTCGGCACCGATCCGTTCATGGACCCGCTCACCTCCGTACTCCTGGGCCCGGACGCCCGCCGTGAGCACGGCTTCTGGCGGCGGCTCACCGCCACCGAACCGTTTCGCCGGCCCGTCTGCGACCCGCCCGGCCCGACCCCAGACGAACGGCTCGCCCTCGCCCACGCCCGGCTGCGCGCCCTCAACAGCGCACTGGACAGCGCCGCCAGGCCCGCCGCCGACCCGAGGGCGCTGGCGGCCCTGCACGAATGGCTCGCCCCGGTCGACCCGGCGCTCGCCACGGTCGCCGGAATCCACTACAACCTCTTCCTCGGCAGCCTCCTCGACCACGACGCCGACCGCCCCCGCGATCTGTCGGACTTCCTCCAGCTGCGGCGCGTCGGGACCTTCCTGTGTACGGAGGTGGCGCACGGCAACGACGCCGCCGCCGTCGAGACGACCGCCACCTACGACCGCGCACGGGACGGGTTCGTCCTGCACACCCCGCACGCCGGTGCGCAGAAGTTCATGCCCAACACCACTCCGGCCGGCGGCCCCAAGTCCGGGCTCGTCGCCGCCCGTCTGCTCGTCGACGGCGCCGACCAGGGGGTCTTCCTGCTGCTGGTGCCGCTCACCGACGCCTCCCGCGCCCTGCCCGGCATCCGGGTGCGCCGGCTCCCCGCCCGGATGGGCAGCCCCGTGGACCACGCCCTGACCTCCTTCGACCAGGTCTTCGTGGGACGCGAGGCACTGCTCGGCGGGGCGCAGGGGCGGATCGGCGAGGACCGGGAGTTCCGCAGCGCGACCGAGGGCCGCAGGCGCCGCTTCCTCGCCTCGATCGGGCGGGTCACGGCGGGCCGCGTCTGCATGAGCGCCAGCGCCGTGGGCTCCGCCCGCACCACGCTGGCCATCGCGGTCCGCTACGGAGGCCACCGGCACATCTCGGCGAGCCGCCCGTCACCGCCGGTGCCGGTGCTCGCGCACCGCAGCCATCACGGGCCGCTGGCCGAGGCGATGGCGACCGTCTTCGCGATGAGCCTGCTGCACCGGCGGGTCCTGGACCGCTGGGAAGCGGCGGCCGGGGGGCCCGCACCGGAGCGGGAGGCGGCCGAGCGGCTCGTCGATGTCGCCAAGGGGTGGATCACCTGGCAGGCCCGGGCCGTGATCGTCGAGTGCCGGGAGCGCTGCGGCGCCCAGGGGCTGCTGGAGAACAATGGGATGACCGAACTCGTCACCGGGGTGGAGGGGGCCATCACCGCCGAGGGCGACAACCTGCCCATCCACGCCCGGGCCGCCGCCCACCTGCTCCTCGCCCCGCCGCCGGACAGCGGGGACGACCCGCCGGGCGCCGCGAGCGAGGCCGGCGACCTCACCGATCTGCGGTTCCTCGTCCGGCTCCTGGAGCGGGTGGAGCGGATCTGGTTCGCACGCGCCGGCGCCCGGGCCGAGCGGGCCGCCCAGGGCAGCCCGCTGGAGCGGTGGAACGCGGCGGCCGGGCCGGCCCTGCGCGGGGTCGAGGCCCACGCCTACCGGCTGGCGGCCGAGGCGTACGCGGACGCGGTCGGGGCACTGCCCGCCGGGGCGGCCCGCGCCCGGCTGGACGAGCTGGCCCGGCTGTTCGCCCTGCGCTGGATCGACCGCAACAGCGGTGACCTGCTCGCCGGCGGGCACCTGAGCGCCGGTCAGGTCGGGGAACTGGCCGAATCGATCGAGCACTTGGTCGCCGCGGTGGGGGGCCGCCTGCCGGAGCTGGCCGCGTCCTTCGCGCTGCCCGAGGAACTGCTCGCCGACTGGCCCATCACGGGGGCCCGGTACACCGACGCGTACGACGACCCGGGCGCCCACTGGCACACGGACGGCTCCCGGGAACGCGCGGAGGCCGGGCGATGAGGGGCGTGGCGCGGCGATGGCCGGGGGCGCGGCTGAGGCGCGCGGCCGACGCGGCACAGGGCGTCGGGGCCGGGGCCGTACTCCTCGCCTTCTGGGGCACGGCGGCCGTCCTCTCACGGTGCCGCGAGGGCTCGGCGCACCGCGGTGGCGAATCGGTTCGCCGCAAGGCGTAACCGGCGCGACGCTGCTCAGTTACTCCGGCGTCGGGGCGGTGTGCGCCGCCGCCCGGACGCCCACCGGACGGGCACGAGGAGAGGAAGACCATGAGCGCGATTCACCCCGAGATCACCGACGTACTCAGCCGCACCTTCAAGGTGCCCGTGGCCGAGATCCTTCCGGACTCCACGATGGACAGCCTGGACATGGACTCGCTCGCCGTCGCCGAGTTCGCCGTCATCCTGAGGGAGACCACCGGGGCCGAGCTGGACCCCGGCACCCTGCACCGGCAGACCACGCTTGCCCGGCTCACCGAGCTCCTCCACGCGGCGGCGGGCGGCGGGGCATCGGTGGGCACCGCCCGATGAGGGCCCCGGCCGTCGCCGTCACCGGCCTGGGCATGATCACCCCGGTCGGCAACGACACCGAGTCCACCTGGGCCGGTGTGTGCGCCGGGGTCAGCCCGGCCCGGACCGTCGCCGCCCTCGAAGGGTGCGCGATCGACTTCGCGTGCGTGGTCGACGGAATCGACCTGGACGCCGAGATCGGCCGCCGCACGGCGTTCCGGATGGGCCGGTACGTGAAGTTCGCCGTGCTCGCCGCCCGGGAGGCGGTCGCCGACGCGGGCCTCGACCCGGCCGGCTGGGACGGCAGCCGGGTCGCGGTCGTCGTCGGTACGAGCAGCGGCGGGTCGGCGGGGCTCGCCGGGCAGGCCCTGGTGCTGGAGCGGCGCGGCGCGGAGGCGACCTCGCCGTCCGGCATCCTGCTCACCATCCCGAACATGCCGGCGGCCGAGATCGCGATCGAGATGCGGGCGACCGGTCCCAGTCTGGCGCCGTGCACGGCGTGTTCGTCGGGTGTCACCGCCCTGTCCGTGGCCCGGGACCTGCTCGTCACCGGCCAGTGCGACCTGGCCATCGCGGGAGCCACCGAGTCGACCGTCTTCCCGGTCGCCATGACCGGATTCGCGCGATCCGGCGCGGCGGCCCGCGCGGACGGCGACCTTTCCCGGCTGAGCCGTCCCTTCGCCGAGGACCGGGCCGGACTCGTCATGGGCGAGGGCGCCGCCGTCATGGTGCTGGAACGCGCGGACGACGCCGAGGCGCGGGGCGCCGAGCCCCGCGCGCTGCTCGCCGGCACGGGCGCCACCACGGACGCCCATCACCCCACGAGCCCGCACCCCGACGGCCGGGTCGCCCAGGCCGCCGTCGAGGCGGCCCTGCGCGGCGCGGGCTGGCGGGCCGCCGATGTCGAGCACATCAACGCGCACGGCACCTCGACGGCCCAGAACGACGCGGCGGAGGCGGCGCTCATCGCCCGGGTGTACCCGCACCGGCCGCCCGTCACCGCCCCGAAGGGCGTTCTGGGCCACTGCATGGGTGCGGCCGGGGCGATCGAGGCCGGGCTCACGGTCCTCACGCTCCAGCGCGGGGTCATCCCGCCCGTCGCGAACCTGGACGCCCCCGCTCCCGGCTTCGACATCGACTGCGTCACCAAGCGGCCGCTGGAGCTGCCCCTCCGGCGGGCCGTGAGCCACTCCTTCGGCTTCGGCGGACACAACGCGGTGGTCGCACTCCGGCGCCCCTGACCGGGGGGGCACGGAAGGGCTGCCGGGCGCGGGGGACACGAGGGGACACGAAAGGGCGGACCCGTGAGCGGGTCCGCCCCTCGCTTGTCCGGTGCGGCCGGTACGGCGCGGTCTGCGGGGGGTCAGCGGCGCCGTCCCTGGCCGAACTCGCCGCCCATGTCCTTTCCGCCCATGTCCTTGCCGCCCTTGGTGGTGCCGTCCGCGTAGTCGATCTGCTCCTTGCGCAGCTCCGCGGAGACCTCCTTCTGCTCGGTCACCTTCTTGGTCTCCATGCGCACGCGTTCGACCGGCACGGTCTCCTTGCGCATGGTGGCGCGTTCCGCGTGCAGGGTGACCTCCACGTCCTGCTCGGTGATGTCCGTGCGGCCGGCCGCCTTGTCGCCCGGCTGAAGCGGTTCGCGGACCACGCGTACCTCTTCGTGCGAGACGGGCACGGTCCGGGTGACGTTCTCGGTGACGACGTACTTGTGGAGGCGGGCCTTGCCGCTCTCGTACTCCTCCGTGCCGATGTGCAGCTGTTCCTCGGAACGGATCAGCTCCTCCTTGCCGCCCGGGTCAGCGGCGGACCGTTCGGCTCCAGCCCCGGCTCCGACGAGCGGACGGGACGTGCCGGAGGTCTCGGTGTCCCGGTGCCTGCCGGTCCCGGAACCCGCGCCGGCCGCGGTGCCGGTCACCTGGGTCCGGTCGGTCCCGGAGGTGCCGCCCTTGCCGGCGGCGCCCATCGCCCCGGCTCCGGCTCCGGCCCCGGCCGCCGCGCCTGCTCCGGCCGCGCCCATGGTGCCCGTGCCCGATGTCGTCGGTGCGTCGGCGCCCGTGCCGCTCCCGGCCCGGTCGCCGAGATTGGCCGTGGTGTTCTTGGTCAGCCCGTAGTGCCGGTAGAGCTCCTCCTCCTCGGAGACGGACAGATGCGCGTCCGCGTCCACCCGGGGGGCGTCCTTGACCGTGTCCTTCGGATGAGAGATGTGCAGGTCGGAGCCCACGCGACGGGCTCCGGCGAGAGGCACGAAGCTCTCCTTCATACCGAACAGACCGGTCTTCACCGTGATCCAGTCCGGCCGGCCGGTGCTGTCGTCGACATACACCCGCCCCACGTTGCCGATCTTCTCGCCCTCGGTGTCGTACACCGTCAGGCCGTCGAGCTCTCCGGAATCCGTGAAACCGTCAGCGGCTCCCATGTCCGATTCCTCCTCGCCCGGGCGCGTCCTGTGGGTGGGTCCAGCAGGGGAGGCGCGTCCGGATTCCATCGCGCCTCACCCGGATGGACGCTGCAACCGCCCGGCCACCGCGAGCGGGGTGCCGCACCCGCGCCGGGTCGGCGCAGGCCCCGTGCGACACGGCTGTGGGCCTCCCGCCCGAATTAGGCCAATCGAGTGAACGGCGGACGCTCGGCACCGGGCCCTATGGCTCGGCACCGGGCCCTATGATCGACGGGTCGCCCACCGCCGTCGTCCCGCCGCACCCCCGGGAGTGCCCATCCGTTCCGTCCGTGTCCGGCTGCCCCGGCAGCGCGGTGAGCTGCTGGTCCGGCATGAGGACGGCGTGCAGCTGCACCACCTCGTGTGGCGGCTCGGGGCCGGCTGGCGGGTGTGCAGCAGCGCGGTGCTCGGCGGCGGCATCGGCCCGCGCGCCTGGATCCTCAACGCCCAGGTGCCCGGCGGCTATCCGCGCATGGACCCCGACCGCCACCTCGCCGAGATCGCCGCGGCCGCCCGCCTCACCGGACCCGGCGCCGGACTGATGACGGCCGCCGACGTCACCGCGTACACGGTCGCCGCCGATGAGGGCGTCACCGCGACCGCCACCTGCGGCCTCGGCGTACGCGGCTGGGCGGCGGCCCCTGCCGAGGGCACCGGCGGACGGCCGGAGCCCGGCACGGTCAACATCGTCGTCACGCTCCCCGTACCCCTGTCCGACGCCGCGCTGGTCAACGCCGTCGCCACCGCCACCGAGGCCAAGGTGCAGGCACTCCTGGACGCCGGGCTCGACTGCTCCGGCACCCCCACCGACTCCGTCTGTATCGCCGCACCCGCCCCGGACACCGGCCCGGGCGAGCCGTTCGCGGGCCCCCGCTCCGTATGGGGAGCGCGACTCGCCAGGGCCGTGCACGCTGCCGTCCTGGAGGGCGCGCTGCGGCAATCCTGAGCATCCGGATCCGCCGCGCCCCACCCCGGCGCGGCCGACGAAGGGACATCGCATGACCTCAGCAGCCGACGCCGTTCCGCAGCGGCCCGTCGTCGCCGTGCTCGGCACCGGAATCATGGGCTCGGGCATGGCCCGCAGCCTGCTCAGGGCCGGGCTCGACGTCCGCGTCTGGAACCGCACCCACGAGAAGGCGGTCCCGCTCGCCGCCGACGGCGCCACGGTCGCGGACACCGCGGCCGACGCCGTACGCGGCGCCGACGTCGTCCTGACCGTGCTCAACGACCGGACCGCCGTCGCCGCCGCGCTCACCGCCGCCTCCGACGGGCTGCACCGGGGCCAGGTCCTGCTGCAGAGCTCCACCGTCGGCCCCGACGCCACCGTCGAACTGGCCCAGCGGGCGGCCGACCTCGGCCTCGTCTACCTCGACGCCCCGGTCTCCGGCACCCGGCAGCCGGCGGAACAGGGCACGCTGACCGTCTTCGTCTCCGGTCCGACCTCGGCCCGCGCGGTGACCGGGCCGGTGCTGGACGCGATCGGGCAGCGGACCGTCTGGGTCGCCGAGGAGCCGGGAGCCGCCTCCCGGCTCAAGCTCGTCGTCAACACCTGGGTGATCACCCTGGTGGGCGGGGTCGCGGAGTGCCTGAACCTCGCCGAGGGCCTGGGCGTGGACCCGCAGACGTTCCTCGACGTCATGAAGGGCGGACCGCTCGACTCCGCCTACCTCCACGGCAAGTCCGCCGCCGTGCTGACCGGCGACCTCACCCCGAGCTTCGCCCTGTCCACGGCCCTCAAGGACACCCGCCTCATCCTGGACGCCGCCGAACGCTCCGGAGTCCGCCTGGACCTGACCGCCGCGTCGGCCGCCCGCTTCGAGCGCGCCGAAGCGGCCGGCCACGGCGACGAGGACATGATCGCCACCTACTACGCGGGCCGGCCCCCGGAGAAGAACGACGACTGACCCCGGACGCGCGCCCCCGGGACCGGCCGAACCGTCAGACCACCCGCACCTCGTGCCGGACCACGGCGTCGAACAGATAGCCCTGCGTGTTGGGGACGGCGACCTCGGGCTGGGTGCGGCCGGTCCGGTCCGTCGCCCGGGCGAGCAGCACGGCCGGCCCCCGGTCCCTGGGCAGCCAGTCGGCCGACCAGCGCACCCAGCTCCCGTCGCGCGGCACATCACGCAGCCGGGCGCGGCGCCACCGGGCCCCGCCGTCGGTGCTGACCTCGACCGTGCGCACGGGCGCCCCGCCCGACCAGGACCGCCCCGTCAGCACATGGCGGCGCCGGGCCCGCAGCGTGGCGCCCGGCGCCAGCTCGAAGGCGCTCTTCAGCGTCTGCCGGGTCAGCGGAGCGCTGCCCCCGGCCGGGTACGCGGGCCCGAACAGGCGGTACAGACCGGTGTTCCACGGTGAGACCAGGGGCCGGCCGCTCACCTCGATGTCACCGACCCACTTGATGTTCGCGACACCGATCCAGGACGGCACGACCAGCCGCACGGGGTAGCCGTGGTCGGGCGGCAGCGGTGCGCCGTTCATCTCGTACGCGAGCAGCACGTCGTCCAGCGCCTTCGCCACGGGCAGCGGCCGGCGCACCCGCCCCAGGTTGATCCCGTCGCTGATGACCTCGTCGTCCAGCCCGCGCGGCAGTATGTCGACCGCGTGGCGGCCGATGCCCGCGCGGCGCAGCACATCGGCGAGCCGCACCCCGCGCCAGCGGGCCGTACCGATCGCCCCCAGGGTCCAGGCGGTACCGGTGACCGCCTGGTTCTGCTGCGTCGTGTAGTAACTGCGGGCATTGCCCGCGCACTCGACGAACGAGGTGCGGCTGACCGAGGGCAGCCCGCGCAGCTCGTCGTACGTGAACTCCGCCGCCGGGCCCGTCAGCCCGTCGCCCCACACCCGCAGCCGCCAGCCGGCCGCGTCGATGCGCGGGGTGGCGGTGTGGTTGCGCACGAAGAAGCGGTCGGCCGGTGTCAGCAGCCCCGTCCCCCGCAGCGCCGCGAAATTGGTCTCCGCGTTGGTGCCGCGCACCGTGAACACCTCGGGCGGCAGCGGCTTGACGATCCCCGGGGCGGGGTCCGGGACACCGGCCGCCGCGCGGGCGGGAGCCGCACCGGCCAGGGGGACGGCCACCGAGGCGGCGGCCACCAGCCGCAGCAGATCGCGGCGCTCGATGCCCGCGGAGCGCGCGACGCCGCGCGACCACTGGCGCAGCCGCAGCTCGTCGTACGCGGCCTCGGACGGGGGAACGGGACTCATGGACGGCTCCGGGGAAGCGGGCGGGTGGGGACATCAGGGGCTGGGCGGGCGGCCACCGTCCGGCCGGGCCGGCAGCAACTCCCGTACGAGCGCGCCGACCTGGTCCGTCTCGATCAGGAACCCGTCGTGGCCGTGCGGCGATTCCACGAGCCTGAGCCGGTCCGCGCCGGGCAGCAGCGCGGCCAGTTCCGCCTGCTGTGCGGGCGGGTAGAGCCGGTCGGAGCCGATGCCCGCGATCAGCGCGGGCATCGAGGCGCGCCGCAGCGCCCGGCGGACACCGCCCCGGCCACGCCCGACGTCGTGCCCGTTCATGGCGCCGGTCAGCGTCACATAGCTGCCGGCGTCGAAGCGGCGCACCAGCTTCGCCGCGTGGTGGTCGAGATACGACTCCACGCGGTAGCGCCCGCCGAGCCGGGGCTCCTCGCCCGGCTGC
It encodes the following:
- a CDS encoding sulfite oxidase is translated as MSPVPPSEAAYDELRLRQWSRGVARSAGIERRDLLRLVAAASVAVPLAGAAPARAAAGVPDPAPGIVKPLPPEVFTVRGTNAETNFAALRGTGLLTPADRFFVRNHTATPRIDAAGWRLRVWGDGLTGPAAEFTYDELRGLPSVSRTSFVECAGNARSYYTTQQNQAVTGTAWTLGAIGTARWRGVRLADVLRRAGIGRHAVDILPRGLDDEVISDGINLGRVRRPLPVAKALDDVLLAYEMNGAPLPPDHGYPVRLVVPSWIGVANIKWVGDIEVSGRPLVSPWNTGLYRLFGPAYPAGGSAPLTRQTLKSAFELAPGATLRARRRHVLTGRSWSGGAPVRTVEVSTDGGARWRRARLRDVPRDGSWVRWSADWLPRDRGPAVLLARATDRTGRTQPEVAVPNTQGYLFDAVVRHEVRVV
- a CDS encoding adenosylcobinamide amidohydrolase gives rise to the protein MLVRHEDGVQLHHLVWRLGAGWRVCSSAVLGGGIGPRAWILNAQVPGGYPRMDPDRHLAEIAAAARLTGPGAGLMTAADVTAYTVAADEGVTATATCGLGVRGWAAAPAEGTGGRPEPGTVNIVVTLPVPLSDAALVNAVATATEAKVQALLDAGLDCSGTPTDSVCIAAPAPDTGPGEPFAGPRSVWGARLARAVHAAVLEGALRQS
- a CDS encoding acyl carrier protein, which encodes MSAIHPEITDVLSRTFKVPVAEILPDSTMDSLDMDSLAVAEFAVILRETTGAELDPGTLHRQTTLARLTELLHAAAGGGASVGTAR
- a CDS encoding acyl-CoA dehydrogenase, coding for MTTTLDGAGTPGVGTDPFMDPLTSVLLGPDARREHGFWRRLTATEPFRRPVCDPPGPTPDERLALAHARLRALNSALDSAARPAADPRALAALHEWLAPVDPALATVAGIHYNLFLGSLLDHDADRPRDLSDFLQLRRVGTFLCTEVAHGNDAAAVETTATYDRARDGFVLHTPHAGAQKFMPNTTPAGGPKSGLVAARLLVDGADQGVFLLLVPLTDASRALPGIRVRRLPARMGSPVDHALTSFDQVFVGREALLGGAQGRIGEDREFRSATEGRRRRFLASIGRVTAGRVCMSASAVGSARTTLAIAVRYGGHRHISASRPSPPVPVLAHRSHHGPLAEAMATVFAMSLLHRRVLDRWEAAAGGPAPEREAAERLVDVAKGWITWQARAVIVECRERCGAQGLLENNGMTELVTGVEGAITAEGDNLPIHARAAAHLLLAPPPDSGDDPPGAASEAGDLTDLRFLVRLLERVERIWFARAGARAERAAQGSPLERWNAAAGPALRGVEAHAYRLAAEAYADAVGALPAGAARARLDELARLFALRWIDRNSGDLLAGGHLSAGQVGELAESIEHLVAAVGGRLPELAASFALPEELLADWPITGARYTDAYDDPGAHWHTDGSRERAEAGR
- a CDS encoding beta-ketoacyl-[acyl-carrier-protein] synthase family protein, encoding MRAPAVAVTGLGMITPVGNDTESTWAGVCAGVSPARTVAALEGCAIDFACVVDGIDLDAEIGRRTAFRMGRYVKFAVLAAREAVADAGLDPAGWDGSRVAVVVGTSSGGSAGLAGQALVLERRGAEATSPSGILLTIPNMPAAEIAIEMRATGPSLAPCTACSSGVTALSVARDLLVTGQCDLAIAGATESTVFPVAMTGFARSGAAARADGDLSRLSRPFAEDRAGLVMGEGAAVMVLERADDAEARGAEPRALLAGTGATTDAHHPTSPHPDGRVAQAAVEAALRGAGWRAADVEHINAHGTSTAQNDAAEAALIARVYPHRPPVTAPKGVLGHCMGAAGAIEAGLTVLTLQRGVIPPVANLDAPAPGFDIDCVTKRPLELPLRRAVSHSFGFGGHNAVVALRRP
- a CDS encoding PRC and DUF2382 domain-containing protein, whose translation is MGAADGFTDSGELDGLTVYDTEGEKIGNVGRVYVDDSTGRPDWITVKTGLFGMKESFVPLAGARRVGSDLHISHPKDTVKDAPRVDADAHLSVSEEEELYRHYGLTKNTTANLGDRAGSGTGADAPTTSGTGTMGAAGAGAAAGAGAGAGAMGAAGKGGTSGTDRTQVTGTAAGAGSGTGRHRDTETSGTSRPLVGAGAGAERSAADPGGKEELIRSEEQLHIGTEEYESGKARLHKYVVTENVTRTVPVSHEEVRVVREPLQPGDKAAGRTDITEQDVEVTLHAERATMRKETVPVERVRMETKKVTEQKEVSAELRKEQIDYADGTTKGGKDMGGKDMGGEFGQGRRR
- a CDS encoding NAD(P)-dependent oxidoreductase, whose product is MTSAADAVPQRPVVAVLGTGIMGSGMARSLLRAGLDVRVWNRTHEKAVPLAADGATVADTAADAVRGADVVLTVLNDRTAVAAALTAASDGLHRGQVLLQSSTVGPDATVELAQRAADLGLVYLDAPVSGTRQPAEQGTLTVFVSGPTSARAVTGPVLDAIGQRTVWVAEEPGAASRLKLVVNTWVITLVGGVAECLNLAEGLGVDPQTFLDVMKGGPLDSAYLHGKSAAVLTGDLTPSFALSTALKDTRLILDAAERSGVRLDLTAASAARFERAEAAGHGDEDMIATYYAGRPPEKNDD